A genomic segment from Ptychodera flava strain L36383 chromosome 19, AS_Pfla_20210202, whole genome shotgun sequence encodes:
- the LOC139118458 gene encoding chondroadherin-like — protein sequence MGGRMWLPWFLIVFWHVKAIVGLSNECPKLCNCWKTAINCESGRREFPTTIPPTYRSMYFRNNKVPSLSRDTFRGLGYYTLQQLHLAYDDIEVIAADTFKGLAQLQYLTIQNNKLLKIYQNGFQGLENVHTMDLQHNQIIELEAGSFKGMQNLDSLDLSNNDIERLESGVFYDAQSLQKLNLDNNKIESISAGVFSDVSSLTNLILQNNLLEELPWNVFNGLNELDELNLSNNKLTSIDRSLFHDLTNLRQLDLSNNKIEILSVDTFVNILALQTLLLNDNSIHVLPPTIFEHCQGLKKLTLHDNALQTLHPKVFRGMKSLQELDFHGNPWTCDCTMLPLKVWFEEAGKAVQIQESNTVYCKRTPSHVLENYTKLEDIANTWLCSDPAEIHVEGDGTVLTAKTCVLCVSPVVYILTIIVVLSGCVISLKIRVCRQRRLKNYKKQVFALRDKDTMVKSRI from the coding sequence ATGGGCGGGAGAATGTGGTTGCCATGGTTTCTCATTGTGTTTTGGCATGTGAAGGCCATTGTCGGTCTCAGCAACGAGTGTCCCAAACTGTGCAACTGCTGGAAAACGGCCATAAACTGTGAGTCTGGACGCCGTGAATTTCCAACAACCATTCCTCCAACGTACCGCAGCATGTACTTCAGAAACAATAAGGTCCCCAGTCTGTCACGGGATACGTTTCGTGGTCTGGGTTACTACACTCTTCAGCAGTTACACCTTGCATATGATGACATAGAGGTAATTGCAGCAGATACCTTCAAAGGGCTGGCGCAGCTCCAATACCTGACAATCCAGAACAATAAACTCTTAAAGATTTATCAAAATGGCTTCCAGGGCCTTGAGAATGTACACACTATGGACTTGCAACATAATCAAATCATTGAGCTAGAGGCTGGCTCTTTCAAGGGGATGCAGAACCTTGATTCACTGGACCTTAGCAACAATGACATCGAGCGGCTGGAGAGTGGTGTATTTTACGACGCCCAGTCACTTCAGAAGTTGAACCTAGACAATAATAAAATTGAAAGTATAAGTGCGGGAGTTTTTAGTGATGTCTCATCATTGACAAATCTCATCCTGCAGAACAACCTCTTGGAGGAACTACCATGGAATGTCTTCAATGGTCTCAATGAGTTAGATGAGttgaacttgagcaataacaagcTAACCAGTATCGACCGCTCACTTTTCCATGATTTGACGAATCTCAGGCAGCTTGACTTGAGTAACAACAAAATTGAGATTCTTTCAGTTGACACTTTCGTGAATATCCTGGCGCTACAGACGCTGTTGCTGAATGACAACAGTATCCACGTCCTGCCGCCAACAATTTTCGAGCATTGCCAAGGCCTTAAGAAACTTACCTTGCACGACAACGCCTTGCAAACGCTCCATCCCAAAGTGTTCCGGGGGATGAAGAGCCTGCAGGAATTGGATTTCCATGGCAACCCGTGGACCTGCGACTGCACCATGCTCCCGCTGAAAGTCTGGTTTGAGGAGGCAGGAAAAGCCGTCCAGATCCAAGAATCCAATACGGTTTACTGCAAGCGAACCCCATCACATGTGTTGGAAAACTACACTAAACTGGAGGACATTGCCAACACATGGTTATGCAGCGACCCTGCTGAAATTCATGTGGAAGGTGACGGAACTGTATTGACGGCAAAGACATGCGTCTTGTGTGTCAGTCCCGTTGTGTACATACTAACCATCATTGTTGTCTTGTCTGGCTGTGTTATCTCCTTGAAAATCAGAGTCTGTCGACAGCGAAGgctaaaaaattacaagaaacaaGTTTTTGCCCTCAGAGACAAGGACACTATGGTCAAATCCcgcatttaa
- the LOC139118460 gene encoding coiled-coil domain-containing protein 39-like, with protein MSVKSVLSEIEWDEGLSMPVANKDNKLLEDEVQHKSREIVRLKGDLSENEDRVHAMSEHMKNVMQELKLTQEVIRARKHEVETEQHMLLVAQREEGRLRQETQRLENELADLKEKRNMYENNIFKQTQKIEEMKSQMNWDQQALEAWLEESARKDEDSMTIAKYTRMDEAKVKELSLRMERMTEEKGRKRKNLDHEMTETLTAQLELDKTAEEFRKAHNDRQELINQWEATIEQMQKRDHEMDLLAAELTKVKSEVRNRQEAVKEKQQFLENEIENNKEFEKKIQNTDRLAAKLRIEYQDQETQRIQFSDELATLKFTVERTATDLESMRKQVSDLKKDVEDKTFKLNSAKNLREDLHEKLKMTTEAKLSAEEKALMMDKLLQDEEYNQKQIDTELKRLRELQFRKTQELFQSKMLEKNTNAEIQGSRAASRNLSSRINKLDHDSLKQLEIIYNQDFQIQQLERKISRMQGERSTEEMDQLNARIQELTEMLNDKNDTHSLISLQLKRLQDDIRRVKRDLDKSGQEKADLTSKIEELNLHNDSSQRELKKIIRNKEDHMVDENILKLEIKRLRDILNSKADEVLTLEKRRLQLNTAMKERRQEINIHKDMLRAQLKAAEEEKSTVSAELHERISKIDKLRKRYEILMVSMAPPEGEEDRSQAYYVIKAAQEKEELQREGDDLDARIRKAEKEIRALENTLRLMNGRNEQYRKSFNRVTETSDEYEEKQRFEEQMRAVMDKYKYKRRQIRELQEDLQTMSNTLDNLTRDENVYVEMIDEKQGKIAQLNKDLEEQKQKLDRAAKQTAKYARELRASKKSKGETQEERDFELRELRDFNKSTSRQIGEVVHNYPEIASTVHMLFTQAGLPPPPPPSTTGRSSRPSSSRSVRSWDSQSSARTPSSGRSVASSRAGSTTGAAKVQIGGDFGISGSGMATPKGKSPLGTPKSTPPGSRHGSRPGSAGSRGSARSGRS; from the exons ATGAGCGTGAAGAGTGTCCTGAGCGAAATTGAATGGGATGAGGGGCTTAGTATGCCAGTCGCCAATAAAGATAACAAATTATTGGAAGATGAG GTGCAACATAAAAGTCGTGAGATCGTCCGCCTCAAGGGCGACCTCAGCGAAAATGAAGACCGTGTGCATGCCATGTCAGAGCACATGAAGAATGTGATGCAGGAATTGAAGCTCACGCAAGAAGTGATCCGAGCCCGCAAACATGAAGTGGAGACTGAACAGCACATGCTGCTGGTTGCACAGAGAGAAGAAGGAAGACTGAGACAGGAAACTCAGCGATTGGAAAATGAACTTGCTGACCTTAAAGAAAAGAGGAACATGTATGAG AACAACATCTTCAAACAAACTCAGAAGATTGAGGAGATGAAATCACAGATGAACTGGGATCAGCAGGCTCTGGAAGCATGGCTGGAAGAATCTGCCAGGAAAGATGAGGATTCCATGACTATTGCCAAGTACACAAGGATGGATGAAGCCAAGGTTAAG GAACTCTCTCTGCGTATGGAACGTATGACGGAAGAGAAAGGCAGAAAACGGAAGAATCTGGACCATGAAATGACTGAGACATTGACTGCTCAG CTTGAGCTGGACAAAACAGCAGAGGAATTCCGCAAAGCTCACAATGACAGGCAGGAACTCATCAACCAATGGGAAGCCACTATTGAACAGATGCAAAAGAGAGACCATGAAATGGATTTACTCGCTGCC gaattgacaaaagtgaaatCAGAAGTACGCAACCGACAAGAGGCTGTCAAGGAGAAACAGCAGTTCTTGGAGAATGAAATTGAGAACAATAAGGAATTTGAAAAGAAGATCCAAAATACAGACCGTCTTGCTGCCAAGCTGAGAATCGAATATCAAGATCAGGAAACCCAGCGTATTCAATTTTCAGATGAG CTGGCCACTTTGAAGTTCACAGTTGAAAGGACAGCTACTGACCTTGAATCCATGAGAAAACAAGTGTCTGACCTCAAGAAGGATGTGGAAGATAAAACTTTCAA GCTCAATTCTGCTAAGAATTTGCGAGAGGACTTGCATGAGAAACTGAAGATGACCACTGAAGCCAAACTGTCTGCCGAGGAGAAGGCCCTCATGATGGATAAACTCCTGCAGGATGAGGAGTACAACCAGAAACAGATCGACACTGAGCTGAAGAGGTTGAGGGAGCTGCAGTTCCGGAAGACCCAGGAGCTCTTCCAGTCCAAGATGCTGGAAAAGAATACAAACGCTGAAATCCAGGGATCCAGAGCAGCAAGTCGCAACCTTAGTAGCAGAATTAACAAACTGGACCATGATTCTCTCAAGCAACTGGAAATCATCTACAACCAG GATTTCCAAATCCAACAGCTGGAGCGGAAGATTTCCCGTATGCAAGGAGAACGCAGCACAGAGGAAATGGATCAGCTGAATGCAAGAATCCAGGAACTGACTGAAATGTtgaatgacaaaaatgacaCGCACTCCTTGATCAGTTTACAACTCAAGAGACTTCAG GATGACATCAGGCGGGTGAAACGTGACCTTGACAAGAGTGGACAAGAAAAGGCTGATCTGACAAGCAAGATAGAAGAGCTTAATCTGCATAATGACAGTTCACAGAGAGAACTCAAGAAGATCATCAGAAACAAAGAG GACCACATGGTTGATGAGAACATCTTGAAACTGGAGATCAAGAGACTAAGAGACATACTGAACTCCAAGGCGGATGAAGTCTTGACCTTGGAAAAGAGGAGACTTCAACTCAACACT GCAATGAAAGAACGCAGACAGGAAATCAACATCCATAAGGACATGCTGAGGGCACAGTTGAAAGCGGCTGAGGAGGAGAAATCAACTGTCAGTGCAGAGCTCCATGAAAGAATATCAAAGATTGATAAACTGAGGAAGCG GTATGAGATTCTGATGGTTTCCATGGCACCCCCTGAAGGTGAAGAGGACAGATCACAGGCGTACTATGTCATCAAG GCTGCTCAAGAGAAGGAGGAACTTCAGAGAGAGGGCGATGACCTTGATGCTAGAATCCGCAAAGCAGAGAAAGAGATCCGTGCCTTAGAGAACACATTACGACTCATGAACGGTCGTAACGAGCAGTATCGTAAGAGCTTCAACAGGGTCACTGAAACAA GTGATGAATATGAAGAGAAGCAGAGGTTTGAAGAGCAGATGAGAGCTGTGATGGATAAGTACAAGTATAAACGTAGACAGATCCGAGAGTTACAGGAAGATCTGCAAACCATGAGCAACACACTTGACAACCTGACCAGAGATGAAAATGTCTATGTTGAAATGATCGATGAAAAACAG GGCAAAATAGCACAACTGAATAAAGACTTGGAGGAGCAGAAACAGAAGTTGGACCGTGCTGCAAAGCAGACTGCCAAGTATGCCAGGGAGTTGAGAGCCTCCAAGAAAAGCAAAGGAGAAACCCAAGAAGAG CGAGACTTTGAACTACGCGAATTACGAGACTTCAACAAGAGCACAAGTCGTCAAATTGGCGAGGTGGTTCACAACTACCCAGAGATTGCATCTACTGTACACATGCTGTTTACTCAG GCTGGATTACCTCCACCTCCTCCACCGAGCACCACTGGCAGAAGCTCCCGGCCGTCTTCTTCCCGTAGTGTTCGTAGCTGGGACAGTCAGTCCTCAGCAAG GACCCCATCGTCTGGTCGTAGTGTAGCCTCAAGCAGAGCAGGAAGTACAACTGGTgcagcaaaggttcaaattggcggtgattttggaatttctggcAGTGGCATGGCCACTCCAAAAG GAAAGTCTCCCTTGGGCACACCAAAAAGCACACCCCCTGGAAGTCGGCACGGCTCCAGACCTGGAAGTGCTGGCAGCAGAGGCAGTGCCAGAAGTGGTCGATCTTAG